A part of Larkinella insperata genomic DNA contains:
- a CDS encoding GNAT family N-acetyltransferase, producing MTSEVNNDTYLVQVADENHLQLAETICKEMEQSAKARGTGIAKRSPLYLMEKMLEGKAIVATTKEGEWVGFCYIETWEHGKFVANSGLIVHPEHRKSGIATRIKNEAFKLSRRKYPDAKIIGLTTSLAVMKINSDLGYEPVTLNELPADDAFWKGCSSCVNYDILTRTNRKHCLCTGMLYDPEQHKKTEVKENWNFLKESKLYERWMRIKQRILMRFQDRPRTRKPERELETVG from the coding sequence ATGACTTCTGAAGTAAACAACGATACTTACCTTGTTCAGGTCGCGGATGAAAACCATCTTCAACTCGCCGAAACGATCTGCAAGGAAATGGAGCAAAGCGCCAAGGCTCGGGGTACGGGGATTGCCAAGCGCTCACCCCTCTACCTGATGGAAAAGATGCTGGAAGGAAAAGCCATTGTCGCCACCACGAAAGAGGGCGAGTGGGTTGGATTTTGTTACATCGAAACCTGGGAGCACGGAAAGTTTGTGGCAAATTCGGGGCTGATTGTGCACCCAGAACACCGGAAAAGCGGTATTGCAACCCGCATTAAAAACGAAGCCTTCAAGCTCTCACGCAGAAAATACCCCGACGCCAAGATCATCGGTCTGACGACGAGCCTGGCCGTCATGAAAATAAACTCTGATTTGGGCTACGAACCCGTAACCCTCAACGAACTGCCCGCTGACGATGCGTTCTGGAAAGGCTGTTCGAGCTGTGTCAATTACGACATTCTGACCCGGACCAACCGGAAGCACTGTCTGTGCACGGGAATGCTGTACGATCCGGAGCAGCACAAAAAGACAGAGGTAAAAGAAAACTGGAATTTTCTGAAAGAATCGAAACTCTATGAGCGCTGGATGCGCATCAAACAGCGTATTCTGATGCGTTTTCAGGATCGTCCCCGGACGAGGAAGCCCGAGCGTGAGCTGGAAACCGTCGGGTGA
- a CDS encoding argininosuccinate synthase, giving the protein MSQQKKVVLAFSGGLDTSFCVKYLSEDLGYEIHSVLVDTGGFSEADLKAIEERAYSLGVKNHATIAKTNDYYQQCLKYLVYGNVLKNNTYPLSVSAERIFQAIAVAEYARSIGANAIAHGSTGAGNDQVRFDMAFRIIAPDAEIITPIRDLRLSREAEIDYLKSKGVEQEWHKAAYSINKGLWGTSVGGRETLTSGGFLPESAWPTQVTKTEPEQITLHFDKGELQGIGDQPVGDPIQAIQQLTELAGPFGIGRDIHVGDTIIGIKGRVGFEAPAPLIILKAHHAIEKHVLTKWQQYWKDQMANWYGTMLHEGQFLDPVMRNIETFLTDTQTHVTGKVHVMLAPYRFQVLGIESPFDLMSSTFGSYGEMNNAWTGDDVRGFSKVMSNQVMIYEKVKEANNQ; this is encoded by the coding sequence ATGTCGCAACAAAAAAAAGTAGTTCTTGCGTTTAGTGGAGGTCTCGACACCTCGTTTTGTGTGAAATACCTGTCGGAAGATCTGGGGTATGAAATTCATTCCGTGCTGGTCGATACAGGCGGTTTTTCGGAGGCTGACCTGAAAGCCATCGAAGAGCGGGCGTATTCGCTGGGTGTTAAAAACCACGCCACCATCGCCAAAACCAACGATTACTACCAGCAATGTCTGAAATACCTGGTCTATGGCAACGTTCTGAAAAACAACACCTATCCGCTGAGTGTTAGCGCCGAGCGGATTTTCCAGGCCATCGCCGTGGCCGAATACGCCCGGAGCATCGGCGCCAATGCCATTGCCCACGGTAGCACTGGCGCGGGCAACGACCAGGTCCGGTTTGACATGGCTTTCCGAATCATTGCGCCCGACGCCGAGATTATCACGCCCATCCGCGACTTGCGGCTCTCGCGTGAAGCCGAAATTGATTACCTGAAATCAAAAGGCGTGGAGCAGGAGTGGCACAAAGCCGCTTATTCCATCAACAAAGGCTTGTGGGGCACCTCGGTTGGTGGCCGCGAAACGCTGACATCCGGCGGTTTCCTGCCCGAATCGGCCTGGCCGACCCAGGTGACCAAAACCGAACCGGAACAGATTACGCTGCACTTTGATAAAGGCGAGTTGCAGGGCATCGGCGACCAACCCGTCGGTGACCCGATTCAGGCAATTCAGCAACTGACCGAGCTAGCCGGACCGTTCGGCATCGGGCGCGATATTCACGTGGGCGACACCATCATCGGCATCAAAGGCCGGGTTGGCTTCGAAGCCCCTGCCCCGCTGATTATTCTGAAAGCTCACCACGCCATCGAAAAACACGTGCTGACCAAGTGGCAACAGTATTGGAAAGACCAGATGGCAAACTGGTACGGCACCATGCTCCACGAAGGCCAATTTCTGGACCCCGTCATGCGGAATATCGAAACGTTCCTGACCGACACGCAGACTCACGTTACGGGCAAAGTCCACGTTATGCTGGCTCCCTACCGCTTCCAGGTGCTGGGCATCGAATCGCCGTTTGACCTGATGTCGTCGACCTTCGGCAGCTACGGCGAAATGAACAACGCCTGGACCGGCGACGACGTGCGCGGTTTCTCGAAAGTCATGTCGAATCAGGTCATGATCTACGAGAAAGTTAAAGAAGCCAATAATCAATGA
- a CDS encoding glycosyltransferase family 4 protein, with the protein MKPLNVIIDASLPGIGFYHRQAKTGVSRVAEQLIKGLLASDRVQLSLAAPTHRAETLRYARETFGKQAPPLVNPPGEQRWAKLENALLNPFSPQSLPSKVIRQLFYRSHKALATEQARFSADRLPRGAIYHSPFFAIPDDIGRMPHIRKVLTVHDLIPIHHPEWFPAGERAVRNAIERLPADAQVVTVSQATKTDFCQYTGFDPARVTPIHLAASPELFHPVTDTAQIKATQQRFGLGHEPYLLTLATLEPRKNLDHLIRCFVQLAERGELPNEIKLVLVGTKGWKMDQVLGELVKTERVRSRLVFTGFVPDEDLAAIYSGALAFVYPSLFEGFGLPPLEAMQCGLPVITSNVSSLPEVVGDAAIQVSPTDADALAQAILTVVRSSDLRKDLTARALQRAQLFSWERFVNEHIRLYQTL; encoded by the coding sequence TTGAAGCCGTTGAACGTAATTATCGACGCCAGTCTTCCGGGTATTGGGTTTTACCACCGTCAGGCCAAAACGGGCGTGAGTCGCGTAGCCGAACAACTCATCAAAGGCTTGCTGGCATCAGACCGGGTACAGCTTTCGCTGGCGGCCCCCACCCACCGGGCCGAAACATTACGGTATGCCCGCGAAACCTTCGGAAAACAGGCTCCCCCGCTGGTCAATCCACCCGGGGAACAACGCTGGGCCAAACTGGAAAACGCGCTGCTCAATCCGTTTTCACCCCAGAGCCTTCCGTCGAAAGTCATCCGGCAACTTTTCTACCGCAGCCACAAAGCCCTGGCTACTGAGCAAGCCCGGTTTTCGGCCGATCGGCTGCCCCGGGGCGCTATTTATCATTCGCCCTTTTTTGCCATACCCGACGACATTGGCCGAATGCCGCACATCCGCAAGGTGCTGACGGTGCACGACCTGATCCCGATTCATCATCCGGAATGGTTTCCGGCGGGTGAACGTGCGGTCCGAAATGCCATCGAAAGGCTGCCCGCAGATGCTCAGGTTGTCACGGTTTCGCAGGCTACCAAAACAGACTTTTGCCAGTATACCGGCTTTGACCCCGCACGCGTAACCCCGATTCACCTGGCCGCATCGCCGGAGTTGTTTCATCCGGTAACCGATACCGCCCAAATCAAAGCTACTCAGCAGCGGTTCGGTCTGGGCCACGAACCGTACCTGCTCACGCTGGCCACGCTCGAACCCCGCAAAAACCTCGATCACCTCATTCGCTGCTTTGTTCAACTGGCCGAACGTGGTGAACTGCCGAATGAGATAAAACTGGTTTTGGTGGGTACGAAAGGCTGGAAAATGGATCAGGTCCTGGGTGAACTGGTGAAAACTGAACGCGTTCGGTCCCGGCTGGTTTTCACCGGTTTTGTACCCGACGAAGACCTGGCAGCTATCTACTCCGGGGCGCTGGCGTTTGTGTATCCGTCGCTGTTTGAAGGCTTTGGCCTGCCCCCACTGGAAGCCATGCAGTGCGGTTTGCCGGTGATTACCTCGAATGTGTCCTCCCTGCCCGAAGTGGTCGGCGACGCGGCCATTCAGGTTTCCCCTACCGATGCTGACGCGCTGGCCCAGGCCATTCTGACGGTGGTTCGGTCGTCGGATTTACGGAAAGATTTAACCGCGAGAGCCCTGCAAAGGGCACAATTGTTCTCGTGGGAACGTTTTGTCAATGAGCACATCAGGCTCTATCAAACTCTATGA
- the argC gene encoding N-acetyl-gamma-glutamyl-phosphate reductase translates to MNTINIGIIGGAGYTGGELLRILLNHPNAHIAFVHSKSQAGKPVYSTHTDLLGDTELKFSGDDTRELVNQEGLSVIFLCSGHGESAKFLAENPIPDTLKVIDLSTDFRDESNGFVYGLPELQRERIQSATKIANPGCFATSIQLALLPLAQAGLLGDAVQVSAITGSTGAGQALSPTTHFTWRNNNVSVYKAFTHQHLTEIRQSITKLQSGFEQAIHFVPYRGDFTRGIMANVHTPYAGSLEEARQLYAAYYAEHPFTHLSDAPVDVKQVVNTNKCLLHLEKHDGQLLITSIIDNLTKGASGHAVQNMNLLFGLPEDTGLRLKAVAF, encoded by the coding sequence ATGAATACAATCAATATTGGCATCATCGGCGGAGCGGGCTATACCGGGGGCGAACTGCTCCGGATCCTCCTCAATCACCCCAACGCCCACATTGCTTTCGTTCACAGCAAAAGCCAGGCGGGCAAGCCCGTCTACAGCACCCACACGGATTTGCTGGGGGATACGGAGTTGAAATTTTCGGGAGACGATACCCGTGAACTGGTTAACCAGGAGGGCCTTTCCGTGATTTTTCTGTGCTCCGGCCACGGTGAATCGGCCAAATTTCTGGCCGAAAACCCCATTCCGGACACTTTAAAAGTGATCGATCTCAGCACCGATTTCCGCGATGAATCAAACGGCTTTGTGTACGGTTTGCCCGAATTACAACGCGAACGCATCCAGTCGGCCACCAAAATTGCCAATCCCGGCTGTTTTGCCACCAGCATTCAACTGGCGTTGCTGCCACTGGCGCAGGCCGGACTGCTCGGCGATGCGGTTCAGGTTAGCGCCATTACCGGCTCGACGGGCGCGGGCCAGGCGTTAAGCCCCACCACGCATTTCACCTGGCGGAACAACAACGTTTCGGTTTACAAAGCCTTTACCCACCAGCACCTGACGGAAATTCGCCAGAGCATAACGAAACTTCAATCAGGCTTCGAGCAGGCCATCCATTTCGTCCCGTACCGGGGCGACTTCACCCGGGGCATTATGGCGAATGTTCATACGCCCTATGCCGGGAGCCTGGAAGAAGCCCGTCAGCTCTACGCAGCTTATTACGCCGAACATCCGTTTACGCACCTGAGCGACGCGCCGGTGGATGTCAAGCAGGTTGTCAACACGAACAAATGCTTGCTGCACTTAGAAAAGCACGACGGCCAGTTGTTGATCACCAGCATTATTGATAACCTGACGAAGGGCGCTTCGGGTCATGCCGTTCAGAACATGAATCTGCTGTTTGGTTTGCCCGAAGATACCGGGCTTCGGTTAAAAGCCGTTGCGTTCTAA
- a CDS encoding AMP-binding protein, with amino-acid sequence MNDLSTAKPYPWLKYYPEGVPADIDPDAYTSLVELIDEGCQQFADRPAYANMGKQLTFREIYTLSGHFASYLQNDLKLQKGDRVVIQMPNLLQYPVALFGILRAGLVVVNTNPLYTPREMQHQFKDSGAKAIVILANFAANLEKIIDQTDIKHIIITQIGDLLGFPKKQVVNAVVKYVKKMVPAYHLSQTVSLSEAISRGSRHALQKVPLTGSDLAFVQYTGGTTGVSKGAALTHRNIVANTLAGSYWMQIDRINAPQCIMITPLPLYHIYALTVNAFLALKNGCLSVLITNPRDMNAFIDDLKKYKFHMFVALNTLYNGLLNNPRIKEVDFSHLQVASAGGMALQTSVAERWKQLTGITIAEGYGLSETSPILSSNSVDGRARLGTIGLPLPSTEMKIMQEDGTEAPMGMPGEIWAKGPQVFSGYYNRPEETAQVLEDGWFKTGDIGVMDEDGFFRIVDRKKDMILVSGFNVYPNEIEDVIAKCPGVLEVACIGVPDEKSTETVKVFVVKKDPNLTAEDILKYSKEQLTNYKRPRHIEFREELPKSNVGKILRRPLRDEELAKLKKK; translated from the coding sequence ATGAACGACTTGTCGACAGCAAAACCGTATCCCTGGCTAAAGTATTACCCCGAAGGTGTACCGGCCGACATCGATCCCGATGCCTACACTTCGTTGGTCGAGTTGATCGACGAAGGCTGCCAGCAATTTGCCGATCGGCCCGCTTACGCGAACATGGGGAAACAACTGACCTTCCGGGAAATTTATACGCTTTCCGGTCACTTTGCGTCGTACCTGCAAAACGACCTGAAGCTCCAGAAAGGCGACCGCGTGGTGATTCAGATGCCGAATCTGCTGCAATATCCCGTGGCTCTTTTCGGTATTCTGCGGGCCGGGCTGGTGGTGGTCAACACCAATCCGCTGTATACTCCGCGGGAAATGCAGCACCAGTTTAAAGATTCCGGGGCCAAAGCCATCGTCATTCTCGCCAATTTTGCCGCCAATCTGGAGAAGATCATCGACCAGACTGACATCAAACACATCATTATCACCCAGATCGGCGACCTGCTTGGCTTTCCCAAAAAGCAGGTTGTCAATGCCGTGGTGAAATACGTTAAAAAGATGGTACCGGCGTATCACCTTTCCCAGACGGTTTCGCTCAGTGAAGCCATAAGCCGGGGAAGCCGTCATGCGCTGCAAAAAGTACCGCTTACCGGTTCGGATCTGGCGTTTGTGCAATACACGGGCGGAACAACCGGTGTTTCAAAAGGGGCCGCCCTGACGCACCGGAACATTGTTGCCAACACCCTTGCCGGAAGTTACTGGATGCAGATTGATCGCATTAATGCCCCCCAGTGCATTATGATCACTCCGCTGCCGTTGTACCACATTTACGCGCTGACGGTGAACGCATTCCTGGCGCTCAAAAACGGCTGTCTGAGTGTGCTTATCACGAATCCGCGCGACATGAACGCCTTCATCGACGACCTGAAGAAGTACAAGTTCCACATGTTCGTCGCCCTCAATACGCTCTACAACGGCTTGCTGAACAATCCCCGGATCAAAGAGGTCGATTTTAGCCATCTGCAGGTCGCATCGGCGGGCGGTATGGCTCTGCAAACCTCGGTTGCCGAACGCTGGAAACAACTGACCGGCATCACCATCGCCGAGGGGTACGGTCTTTCCGAAACATCGCCCATTTTATCGTCCAACTCCGTGGATGGCCGCGCCCGGCTAGGTACCATCGGTCTGCCGCTGCCGAGCACGGAAATGAAAATCATGCAGGAAGACGGCACGGAAGCGCCCATGGGGATGCCCGGCGAAATCTGGGCCAAGGGGCCGCAGGTGTTCTCCGGTTACTACAACCGCCCCGAAGAAACCGCCCAGGTGCTGGAAGACGGCTGGTTTAAAACGGGCGACATTGGCGTGATGGATGAAGATGGTTTTTTCCGGATTGTCGACCGCAAGAAAGACATGATTCTGGTATCGGGCTTCAACGTCTACCCCAACGAAATTGAGGATGTGATTGCCAAATGTCCGGGCGTTCTGGAAGTAGCCTGCATCGGGGTTCCCGACGAGAAGTCGACCGAAACCGTCAAGGTTTTTGTGGTCAAAAAAGACCCGAACCTGACCGCCGAGGATATCCTAAAATACAGCAAGGAGCAGTTGACCAACTACAAACGGCCACGCCATATCGAGTTCCGGGAAGAACTACCCAAAAGCAATGTGGGTAAAATTCTGCGACGACCGCTGCGCGATGAGGAACTGGCAAAACTTAAGAAGAAGTAG
- a CDS encoding LytR/AlgR family response regulator transcription factor has translation MKLQIHATPRTSYSEYQLQAVTRHLNLPDIVLPFWGQRKRVPAYRITWLEGKGNYTVVHFSDGSELIVSLTLKKLEGRLSSEIFVRPHKKSIINLLYLQEIRPGKSMQLCLTSGHEIEVSRRKTTQFMQLVVAFQQEFLPLTAYYAMA, from the coding sequence ATGAAGTTACAGATCCATGCTACTCCCCGGACTAGTTATTCCGAATATCAGTTACAAGCCGTTACCCGCCACCTGAACCTGCCCGACATTGTGCTGCCTTTCTGGGGGCAACGTAAACGCGTGCCTGCTTACCGAATTACGTGGCTGGAAGGAAAAGGGAATTATACTGTCGTCCATTTCAGCGACGGCTCCGAACTTATTGTATCGTTGACGCTCAAGAAGCTGGAGGGCCGTCTTTCCTCCGAAATTTTTGTGCGGCCACACAAAAAAAGCATCATTAACCTGCTTTACCTTCAGGAAATTCGCCCAGGCAAGAGCATGCAGCTTTGTCTGACAAGCGGGCACGAAATCGAAGTGTCGCGCCGGAAAACCACCCAGTTTATGCAGCTCGTGGTGGCGTTTCAGCAGGAGTTTCTGCCCCTGACGGCTTATTACGCCATGGCCTGA
- the cysM gene encoding cysteine synthase CysM has product MATLLDFVGNTPLVELKRVNPNPAVTLYGKMEGHNPGGSVKDRPAYSMIKGAIDRGDLKPGTKLIEATSGNTGIALAMIARLYNVEIELVLPMNSTRERILTMQAFGAKVTLMETMEGARDHAEEQAQKGGYYLLNQFANPDNYLAHYRTTGPEIWQDTQGKITHFVSSMGTTGTIMGTSRFLKEQNPAIQILGCQPTDGSQIPGIRKWPEEYLPKIFDPKRVDRVIDVSQEEATLMTRRLAREEGIFAGMSSGGAVHAALKLVEELNEGVVVCIICDRGDRYLSSDLFGE; this is encoded by the coding sequence ATGGCAACCTTATTAGACTTTGTTGGAAATACCCCATTGGTTGAGTTAAAGCGTGTTAACCCTAATCCGGCGGTTACATTGTACGGAAAAATGGAGGGACATAACCCCGGTGGCAGCGTAAAAGACCGCCCTGCCTACAGCATGATTAAAGGGGCCATCGACCGGGGCGATTTGAAGCCGGGAACGAAACTCATTGAAGCCACCAGCGGAAATACCGGCATTGCGCTCGCCATGATTGCCCGGCTTTATAACGTTGAAATTGAATTAGTTTTACCTATGAATTCCACGCGGGAACGCATCCTGACCATGCAGGCTTTTGGTGCAAAAGTTACGCTGATGGAAACCATGGAAGGCGCCCGCGACCATGCCGAAGAACAAGCTCAAAAAGGCGGCTATTACCTGCTCAATCAATTTGCCAACCCTGATAACTACCTGGCCCACTACCGCACAACCGGCCCCGAAATCTGGCAGGATACTCAGGGTAAAATTACTCATTTTGTTTCCTCTATGGGCACCACCGGAACCATCATGGGAACGTCCCGCTTTTTGAAGGAACAGAATCCGGCAATTCAGATCCTTGGCTGCCAGCCCACGGATGGTTCGCAGATACCGGGCATCCGGAAATGGCCCGAAGAATACCTGCCCAAAATCTTTGATCCCAAGCGCGTCGACCGGGTTATTGACGTATCGCAGGAAGAAGCTACCCTGATGACCCGCCGACTCGCCCGCGAGGAAGGCATTTTTGCCGGTATGAGCAGCGGAGGAGCCGTTCATGCGGCCCTCAAACTGGTCGAAGAATTGAACGAGGGCGTGGTCGTCTGCATCATCTGCGACCGGGGCGACCGGTATTTGTCGTCTGATCTGTTCGGCGAATAA
- a CDS encoding quinone-dependent dihydroorotate dehydrogenase → MYKRVILPLLFRFDAEQIHHFATSFLKISLAIPGFRWLARRFFTVDDPRLKREVFGISFPNPVGLAAGFDKNAEWVDELACLGFGFLEIGTVTPRPQPGNERPRLFRLKADKGLINRMGFNNEGAKAAAVRLRKRTSGPRLIIGGNIGKNKNTPNEQALDDYLACFHDLYDTVDYFVVNVSSPNTPGLRALQEKEPLMALLQRLQDENRRKPVAKPILLKIAPDLTDSQLDDIIEIVRTTRIAGIIATNTTISRDGLQTDAQTVEKMGAGGVSGAPLKHRSTEVIRYLCQQSGHAFPVIGVGGIATAEDALEKLRAGASLVQVYTGFIYEGPALAKRICKVLAEEVD, encoded by the coding sequence ATGTACAAGCGCGTCATCCTGCCTCTTCTTTTTCGCTTTGATGCTGAACAGATTCACCATTTCGCTACCTCTTTCCTGAAAATTTCGCTGGCTATTCCGGGTTTTCGCTGGTTGGCCCGGCGGTTTTTCACCGTCGATGATCCACGGCTGAAGCGGGAAGTTTTCGGCATTTCATTTCCCAATCCCGTTGGTCTGGCTGCGGGCTTCGATAAAAACGCGGAGTGGGTCGATGAACTGGCCTGCCTGGGTTTTGGCTTCCTGGAGATCGGTACCGTTACCCCCCGCCCCCAACCCGGCAACGAACGTCCCCGGCTGTTCCGTCTGAAAGCCGACAAAGGGCTTATCAACCGCATGGGCTTCAACAACGAAGGCGCAAAAGCGGCCGCCGTTCGGCTCCGGAAACGAACTTCCGGCCCCCGGCTGATCATTGGCGGCAACATCGGAAAAAATAAAAATACGCCGAACGAACAGGCGCTGGACGATTACCTGGCCTGTTTTCACGACCTCTACGATACCGTCGATTACTTCGTTGTCAACGTCAGCTCCCCCAACACACCGGGGCTGCGGGCCTTGCAGGAAAAAGAGCCTTTGATGGCGCTGCTGCAGCGGTTGCAGGACGAAAACCGTCGTAAACCCGTTGCCAAACCGATTCTGCTGAAAATTGCCCCCGACCTGACCGACAGCCAGTTGGACGACATCATCGAGATTGTCCGCACCACCCGGATTGCCGGTATCATTGCGACCAACACCACCATCAGCCGCGACGGATTGCAGACCGACGCCCAGACCGTCGAAAAAATGGGCGCGGGGGGCGTCAGCGGAGCGCCCCTGAAACACCGTTCGACGGAAGTCATTCGTTATCTTTGTCAACAGTCGGGTCACGCATTCCCAGTGATCGGTGTGGGAGGCATCGCCACCGCCGAAGATGCGCTCGAAAAACTGCGGGCCGGGGCCAGTTTGGTGCAGGTCTACACAGGGTTTATTTACGAAGGCCCTGCGTTAGCTAAGCGGATTTGCAAAGTATTGGCAGAAGAGGTAGATTAA